GAGAAAAGCCTGACTGATAGGGCAAGTGATGTTATTGTCAGGCAGTTACACCATCGGAAAAAATATATTATCGACGGGATTGAAGTAGAATTTGTGCACCCTATGGATAACTCGGAATTTTGCGCCTACTGCAGCAGGTTGAGAATTACAGCCGATGGAAAATTTAAACCCTGCCTGCTTGTAAATAAGAATCTTGTAGATTTCCGGGAAGCCAAAAATCCTAAAGAAATAGAAAAGCTCCTCAAGCTTGCTGTAAGTAGACGGAGACCATATTATTCTCCTGTTAATATCTCTAAGTAGAAGAATTGTTAAAAATAAAATAATTACGAAAAAAACATCTTTTTTGAATCAAAATTGAGAAATTAGCGTTTTTCTATTATTAAAATCTCCTTCGCAGTAAAAGTCATACTGATTTTGATTTCAATTTTTGATAAATTGTGGAAAATCTCAAAGAAGATCATTAAAGTCCTGCTCTTTCAACCAATAAGTCTGCAACCTGCTTTGCATCTTTGAATGGGAAATCTTTGTCAGTTATAAGACATCTTGCCTCTGCTGCAGTAACTTCAACATCACCAATTTTACATGTTGTATCCAGCCCCTCAGGTAAAGCAGCAATCAGTTCTTCCAGTGTATTGATTGGAAACTTTGCATCTTTAAGTATTTCTATAATCTGTTCATAAACTTCTTCTCTTACGCTCATCCTTTTTCTCCGATTATATTTTTCTTTTAATAAGAGGATTATCAAAAAATTTAGTGTCTGGTTTTTCTTACGAGAAAAGATAAAGTGATCAAGAAAGTTGCCCAGTAATATTCTTAATAGCACCTATATAAGCCAAAATAATATTATAAGAGGCTGTATCTATTGATACTAAGTATAGATTTAACAATATAGTTGCAAATATGTATGAAGTCGGCAATGAGATGATTGCTGAACGAACATCTCATTGCAATTTTTACAACACTGTATACGCTTTTTCTGCCGGACTGGAACTTCTACGTCTACAAGTTTCCAGGAATACACTTTTTCTCCTGCCTCCAGAAGAATGGGTACAACCTCCTCATGGGGAAGCTTTTCAGTGTTCAGGTACCAGGCATGGAGTTTGGGATAGGCTTTTGTTTTCTCTGGATCAAGGATTATTCTGACACCTTTTATGCTGCGTACTCCTTCAGGTGCCTGTTTGTTTACAGTAACCGCCGTCTTCCCCAGGTTTTTAATCTTCAACCCTCCATTTCCGATTGTAGCACCAGCAAGGATCTGGAATGGGTCAGGCATGCAGCTTTGAGTCTCGGAGGCCACATATATGCGCTCCCCCTCGCTGACATCGAGTGCTTTTTTTGCAATATTGAGATCTGAATGCCAATTAATGCTCCAAAGGTGAGGAAGCCGTGAAAAGGAATGACTTTTTCAATCTGTGAAAGCAGCTCAGGATCTTTTATCTGCTTCATGATTGCTTCTATATTTTCTTTCTCTAATTGCGAGTTTTTATGCAATAAGTACCCCCACAGGTCTAACTGTTATTATTATGAAATATGAATATATGATAATATTTGTGGTCACGATTATATAATTTCTATAATATTTATTGTTAAAATGATTATATATCTAAATAAAATCGTCCCAATAGTCGTAGAAAATCATACTTTTTTTTGTCCCCACAAAAAAAGACCTCGGATTTTTTTAAATAATTTACTTGGAAGTTCAGGCACTTTTAGAGACTTATCTTTTATTTTCTCCAGATCCAATATTATTCTGGATAATAGAGCTCTGCCAAAGTACTGTGGCAACGATTTGAGCCCCTGAACCTGCGAGACTACTTGAATTATGTGATACTTTTTTTCAAAGGAATAGATTTTAAAACTAAAAGATATTCCCAACTTAATGATTATAAATAGAAGATTATTAATATGACAACAATTATTATGTAATAATATGTAATTACATTTATTTTTATAATGAAACTTTATATTATATTCAAATATTTAAAAATTAATGGTTAGAGGCTCCATTAATTCCAATAGCGGGTCAATAAAATCATATGGCAGCCTAAAATCTTCTTTTTGATTACTGTTCAGATAAAGCATTAAAAATGTCGCAGGTGTTTTACTTTGTGGAGATTTAAAAATGGATTTGTAGCGCTGGTTGTAACCTTCCTCGTAGTGATGGCAGGTTTTGGTATAGGTTCTGCAGTTGCAGATAGCTCAATTGACGGTAATTCTACTATTGATTATACTCCCGTCAGTTCTGATTCCATAGCTGATACAACTGTAGACAATAGTGTAGATAAAAATGTAGATAAAATTACAGATGAGACTGCAGATAAAACTACAGATAAAAAAATAGTTGAAAATGTAGATAAAACTACAGAAAAAACTGCAGATGATACAACTGTAGATAATAATGTAGATGAAAATGCAGGTAAAACTACAGATGATACAACTGTAAATAAGAATGTAGATAAGACTACAGATAAAACTGCGGATGATACAGCTGTAGATAAGAATGTAGATAAGAATGTAGACAAAACTACAGATGACAAAACTACAGATGATACAACTGTAGATAAGAATGTAGATAAGACTACAGATAAAACTACAGATGATACAGCTGTAGATAAGAATGTAGATAAGAATGTAGATAAGACTACAGATAAAACTGCAGATGATACATCTGTAAATAAGAATGTAGATAAAACTACAGATAAAACTGCAGACAAGAATGTAGATAACATAGTTGCAGACAACTCAAATGATCAGAAAAGTAAGAATGAAAAAATAATTGATGAGGAAGATGAAGAAGTAGTATGTGAAACTCCAGAGGAAGTAGAAGAAGTCTGCGAAGAAGCTCCAGAAAAAGAAGTTGTATGTAAAACTCCAACAAAAGACGTTAAATGTGTAGAGACAAGCCCGCAAGCTGTTGATCTATGTGTAAATAACACTACCGAACAAGCGAATATATCAGGTACTGATGAGCCAAAAGAAAATATACTGAATAATTTTATTAAAAGTATTCTCAATATATTTAATGGGAATAACTCTTCCGAAACAACTCTGGAACAGACAACTGTCCAAAATACCAGTACTCCAGCAGACAAGAACCTGACCATACATTTCCTTGATGTTGGACAGGGCGACTCTATTCTGATAGAATTTAATAATAGCACTATGCTAATAGATGCAGGGGAAAGTGGTCAAGAAGACTTTATTTTAGACTACCTGCAAAACCAGGGAATTTCCACGCTGAACTATGTAGTTGCAACCCATCCGCATTCTGACCACATCGGCGGTATGGATGATATTCTTAATAATTTCCAGGTTGACAATTTC
The Methanosarcina thermophila TM-1 genome window above contains:
- a CDS encoding MTH865 family protein, which translates into the protein MSVREEVYEQIIEILKDAKFPINTLEELIAALPEGLDTTCKIGDVEVTAAEARCLITDKDFPFKDAKQVADLLVERAGL
- a CDS encoding FmdE family protein → MASETQSCMPDPFQILAGATIGNGGLKIKNLGKTAVTVNKQAPEGVRSIKGVRIILDPEKTKAYPKLHAWYLNTEKLPHEEVVPILLEAGEKVYSWKLVDVEVPVRQKKRIQCCKNCNEMFVQQSSHCRLHTYLQLYC
- a CDS encoding MBL fold metallo-hydrolase, with the protein product MWRFKNGFVALVVTFLVVMAGFGIGSAVADSSIDGNSTIDYTPVSSDSIADTTVDNSVDKNVDKITDETADKTTDKKIVENVDKTTEKTADDTTVDNNVDENAGKTTDDTTVNKNVDKTTDKTADDTAVDKNVDKNVDKTTDDKTTDDTTVDKNVDKTTDKTTDDTAVDKNVDKNVDKTTDKTADDTSVNKNVDKTTDKTADKNVDNIVADNSNDQKSKNEKIIDEEDEEVVCETPEEVEEVCEEAPEKEVVCKTPTKDVKCVETSPQAVDLCVNNTTEQANISGTDEPKENILNNFIKSILNIFNGNNSSETTLEQTTVQNTSTPADKNLTIHFLDVGQGDSILIEFNNSTMLIDAGESGQEDFILDYLQNQGISTLNYVVATHPHSDHIGGMDDILNNFQVDNFIDSGYPHTTQTYEDMLTIIDQKDIPFEVAQAGQTIDFDPAVDIEVMSPGTTYSDDLNENSVVLKITYGDTSFLLMGDAGLETEENIMKAGYDVDSDILKVGHHGSQSGSGEAFISAVSPEVSVIEVGAENDYGHPDPEILERLQKVSKVYRTDLDGTVTVTTDGSTYTVTTQKSDTPYVSPDPVLTEINEVIPTETSTSINEVTSAQTSTSEPVKARVAISDTTDASIENDENSKSASTTAASNTIDKDSKLLYASLKSDVYHSAGCQFVKRIKPENLITFNSQKEAEAAGYRACKVCGGK